The following proteins are co-located in the Alcaligenes faecalis genome:
- a CDS encoding branched-chain amino acid ABC transporter permease: MTVECTLIRLAIMQIAMQIAIIALMSTFVYALVALGFTLVFGILRVVNFAHGEFYMLGAYAMYVFYGQFGWPYLPSIAAAAVLVGFLGLLAERGLFRRFVGDEMGGMIMSLALAITLQAGISLLFSVDEQSVRRPVEGAWQIGQAFFAKDQLLIVGMSVLALAAFYFLIERTRIGMTIRAVAQDREVARLQGVSSWKIMAFTFALSCGLAGLSGALMAPVYTVHPYMGEAVVVKAFIIVVLGGLGSLPGAVVAALILSVTEAVASTFYNATVATMLSFLIVMAVLLVKPSGLMGRSS, from the coding sequence ATGACGGTGGAGTGCACCTTGATACGGTTAGCCATTATGCAGATCGCAATGCAAATCGCCATCATCGCCCTGATGTCCACGTTCGTGTACGCCCTGGTAGCCCTGGGTTTCACGCTGGTGTTTGGCATCTTGCGGGTGGTGAACTTCGCTCACGGCGAGTTCTACATGCTGGGCGCTTACGCCATGTATGTGTTTTATGGTCAGTTTGGCTGGCCCTACTTGCCCTCTATCGCGGCCGCTGCTGTGTTGGTGGGATTCCTGGGTTTACTGGCTGAACGCGGCCTGTTCCGTCGCTTTGTGGGCGACGAGATGGGCGGCATGATCATGTCCCTGGCTTTGGCGATTACCTTGCAGGCCGGGATCTCGCTGTTGTTCTCGGTGGACGAACAATCGGTACGCCGTCCGGTGGAAGGTGCCTGGCAAATTGGCCAAGCCTTTTTCGCCAAGGATCAATTGCTGATCGTAGGCATGAGTGTGCTGGCGCTGGCTGCCTTCTATTTTCTGATCGAGCGCACCCGTATCGGCATGACAATACGGGCAGTGGCGCAGGACCGGGAAGTGGCACGTCTGCAAGGCGTCAGCTCCTGGAAGATCATGGCCTTCACCTTTGCCTTGAGCTGCGGCCTGGCCGGTTTGTCGGGTGCCCTGATGGCGCCGGTCTATACCGTGCATCCGTATATGGGTGAAGCCGTGGTGGTGAAGGCTTTCATTATTGTGGTTCTGGGAGGCTTGGGCAGCTTGCCCGGTGCAGTGGTTGCCGCCCTGATTCTGAGTGTCACCGAGGCCGTGGCGTCAACCTTCTATAACGCGACCGTGGCCACCATGTTGTCCTTCCTGATCGTGATGGCCGTGTTGCTGGTCAAACCCAGCGGTTTGATGGGGAGATCGTCATGA
- a CDS encoding branched-chain amino acid ABC transporter permease, translating to MSAIKTASFYPRDGVLHWVWHAVVVAVLLGWPVWAGQPRFALHLAIMVSLYACLAMSMNLVLRIGQLSLAHGALFGLGAYASAILSRDYGWSFPAAFLGAGVLTAALAVITGPVFMRIKGVHFALLTFALGEAVVLCFIEFHELFGGNNGFGQIPSLHASLPIPEGRYGVYLVTTSFALVVYFVLRALYRREWGMVADSLHQNEQLVRSGGLNVLRFRVSVFVLSALIAGWTGSLYAHYQGYISPDSFGFWTAVNAVIMNVLGGVGALAGAVVGAAILIPLPELLRDLLQYQRLIYGLTLILLLLFLPQGLAGLWSKWRGARKEAA from the coding sequence ATGAGCGCGATCAAAACAGCTTCGTTCTATCCGCGCGATGGCGTCCTGCATTGGGTCTGGCATGCCGTCGTGGTTGCGGTGCTGCTGGGTTGGCCCGTGTGGGCCGGACAGCCTCGTTTTGCCCTGCATCTGGCCATCATGGTGTCGCTGTACGCCTGCCTGGCCATGAGCATGAATCTGGTTTTGCGCATCGGCCAGCTCTCGCTGGCGCATGGTGCCTTGTTCGGGCTGGGGGCGTATGCCTCGGCCATTTTGAGTCGAGATTATGGCTGGTCCTTTCCAGCCGCGTTTTTGGGCGCCGGAGTATTGACGGCAGCGTTAGCTGTGATCACCGGCCCTGTTTTTATGCGTATCAAGGGTGTGCATTTTGCGCTCTTGACCTTTGCCCTGGGCGAAGCCGTAGTGCTGTGCTTTATCGAGTTCCATGAACTGTTTGGTGGCAATAACGGCTTTGGGCAGATTCCGTCCTTGCATGCCAGTTTGCCAATTCCTGAAGGGCGTTACGGCGTTTATCTGGTGACGACCAGCTTTGCCTTGGTGGTGTACTTTGTGCTGCGGGCCTTGTACCGCCGTGAATGGGGTATGGTGGCGGACTCCTTGCATCAGAACGAGCAGTTGGTGCGTTCCGGTGGTTTGAATGTGCTGCGCTTTCGGGTCAGCGTGTTTGTGCTGAGCGCCTTGATTGCCGGCTGGACGGGCAGTCTGTATGCCCATTACCAAGGCTATATCTCGCCTGACTCCTTCGGTTTCTGGACTGCTGTGAATGCCGTCATCATGAATGTATTGGGAGGGGTCGGTGCCCTGGCTGGTGCCGTGGTGGGAGCGGCGATTTTGATCCCCCTGCCCGAGCTGCTGCGTGACTTGTTGCAGTACCAGCGCCTGATCTACGGCCTGACCTTGATTTTGTTGCTCTTGTTCTTGCCGCAAGGCCTGGCGGGTCTGTGGAGTAAGTGGCGCGGCGCGCGCAAGGAGGCAGCATGA
- a CDS encoding ATP-binding cassette domain-containing protein, producing the protein MSVQLNVQGLSRHFGGIRAVDEVSFSTAPGQITGVIGPNGAGKTTLFNLIAGTTKPSAGAVIMDGAPITGRPAASLARQGLVRTFQMTHVFAGHTVFENLYRAALFRQFPSPWSLFNPWGVRRGRQEAARQAEQALALIGLESVADEQADSLAYGLQKILGVGMALTAMPRLLLMDEPAAGLNPVETVAMADLIERIHASGIDVVVVEHDMGLVMRLCQKLVVLVNGRLLAEGPTAQVRQDPRVIEAYLGADLDKEPGMEPPVESRASHHGKGQPASALAFSPDTTAAKVSKPAPMLEIKDLSVSYGAVRALDKVSFAVEEASVCAVIGANGAGKSTLMKAISGLVPVAGGEILLEGQPIQNLNAERRVNLGIALSPEGRRLFPELTVRENLLMGAYLRRDQVDITVDLERIYGYFPRLLEREQSQGRHLSGGEQQMCAIGRALMSRPRLLLLDEPSLGLAPAVTLEVARAIRQISQDGTTIVLVEQNARLALKLSNHAVVLETGRLSLAGDSQDIMNNPQIAAAYLGQAAESSHHA; encoded by the coding sequence ATGAGCGTGCAATTGAATGTTCAGGGCCTTAGCCGACATTTTGGTGGTATTCGTGCGGTGGACGAGGTGTCCTTCAGCACGGCCCCCGGCCAGATTACTGGCGTGATTGGCCCCAACGGGGCCGGTAAAACCACGCTGTTCAATCTGATTGCCGGTACAACCAAACCCAGTGCAGGTGCTGTCATCATGGATGGAGCCCCCATTACGGGCCGCCCGGCCGCGTCCTTGGCGCGCCAGGGTCTGGTGCGTACCTTCCAGATGACGCATGTATTTGCAGGCCATACGGTATTTGAAAACCTGTACCGCGCGGCCCTGTTCCGTCAGTTTCCTTCGCCCTGGTCGCTGTTCAACCCTTGGGGTGTGCGTCGTGGCCGCCAGGAAGCAGCCCGACAGGCAGAACAAGCTTTGGCCTTGATTGGCCTGGAGTCAGTCGCCGATGAGCAGGCCGATTCGCTAGCCTACGGCCTGCAGAAGATTTTGGGTGTGGGTATGGCCCTGACAGCCATGCCCCGCCTTCTTTTAATGGATGAGCCCGCCGCTGGCCTGAACCCGGTGGAAACCGTGGCCATGGCCGACCTGATCGAACGTATTCACGCCAGTGGCATTGATGTGGTGGTGGTCGAGCACGATATGGGCCTGGTGATGCGCCTGTGCCAAAAGCTGGTGGTGCTGGTCAATGGCCGTTTGCTGGCCGAAGGCCCGACGGCTCAGGTGCGTCAGGACCCACGGGTAATTGAAGCTTATCTGGGTGCGGATCTGGACAAGGAACCTGGTATGGAACCGCCTGTGGAGAGCCGCGCTTCTCATCATGGCAAGGGACAGCCCGCCTCGGCATTGGCTTTCAGTCCGGACACGACAGCCGCCAAGGTCAGCAAGCCTGCGCCCATGCTGGAAATCAAGGACTTGAGCGTGTCTTACGGTGCCGTGCGCGCCCTGGACAAGGTCAGCTTTGCGGTAGAAGAAGCCAGTGTGTGCGCCGTGATTGGGGCCAATGGCGCCGGTAAATCGACCTTGATGAAAGCCATTAGTGGTCTGGTGCCGGTTGCCGGAGGAGAAATCCTGCTGGAAGGCCAGCCTATCCAGAATCTGAACGCAGAGCGCCGTGTGAATCTGGGCATTGCCCTGTCGCCGGAAGGTCGTCGCCTGTTCCCTGAATTGACCGTGCGCGAGAACCTCTTGATGGGGGCGTATCTGCGTCGCGATCAGGTCGACATTACGGTGGACCTGGAGCGTATTTACGGCTACTTCCCCCGTTTGCTGGAGCGCGAGCAAAGCCAGGGTCGTCACCTATCCGGTGGCGAGCAGCAAATGTGCGCGATTGGCCGTGCCTTGATGTCCCGCCCCCGCCTGCTTTTGCTGGATGAACCTTCCCTGGGCCTGGCCCCGGCGGTCACCTTGGAAGTGGCCCGTGCGATTCGTCAGATCAGTCAGGACGGCACCACGATTGTGCTGGTGGAACAGAACGCTCGCTTGGCGCTGAAGTTGTCGAACCATGCCGTTGTGCTGGAAACCGGGCGCTTGAGCCTGGCAGGCGACAGCCAAGACATCATGAACAACCCGCAGATTGCGGCGGCCTATCTGGGCCAGGCCGCAGAGTCATCGCATCATGCCTAA
- a CDS encoding AMP-binding protein produces MPNIYQVAMFNAERHPGKVAVSDERQALSFGQLCARARALAAYLKGLGVQPGDRVAIMTPNSIDYLALLHATAVGGFSLVPVNTRYGAAELRYLLDDAQPTVCIVAPAYRPLREQIESEGGLNSAVQWLEHFPDSLPDHRADDPVQHRFGRVGDEDVAIIMYTSGTTSAPKGAMLTHGNLSANAVNYIMELGIDANSRSLLATPLFHIGGFGVVNGPILYAGGSLHVVPRFEADAVMDALRLYQPTHVFLLSAMWVGLTDHPEFKELSLPGAQFVQTAAAPLGPWRQDLIRTVFPNAEFSWGFGMTESCVTTIKNRYTQEILEHPGSIGYLWRHVQYRLVDADGKVLPDQRGPGEMQVRGPTVFKGYWRQPELTAQVLDADGWLHTGDLIRVDDEGFAYFMGRSKDMIKTGGENVAALEVENCLASHTDVREAAAFGLPHEYWGEELVAAIVPANGREPDVEVLREFCREKLSGFKVPKRIFIVDSLPQSSSGKVQKFLLRQRYV; encoded by the coding sequence ATGCCTAATATTTATCAGGTCGCCATGTTTAACGCCGAGCGCCACCCCGGCAAGGTAGCGGTCTCGGACGAGCGTCAAGCCTTGTCTTTTGGCCAGCTCTGCGCCCGTGCGCGAGCCTTGGCAGCCTATTTGAAAGGTTTGGGCGTACAGCCAGGGGATCGGGTGGCCATCATGACGCCCAATTCCATCGACTATCTGGCCTTGCTGCATGCCACGGCCGTAGGCGGTTTTTCTCTGGTGCCGGTCAATACTCGTTACGGTGCTGCTGAATTGCGTTATCTGCTGGATGATGCTCAGCCTACCGTGTGCATTGTGGCCCCGGCCTATCGTCCCTTGCGCGAGCAGATCGAGTCTGAAGGCGGCTTGAACAGTGCCGTACAGTGGCTGGAGCACTTTCCTGATTCCTTGCCCGATCACCGTGCGGATGACCCGGTGCAGCATCGCTTTGGCCGTGTGGGGGATGAGGATGTTGCCATCATCATGTACACCTCGGGTACGACCTCAGCACCCAAGGGGGCCATGCTGACACATGGCAATCTGTCGGCCAATGCGGTGAACTACATTATGGAGCTGGGCATTGATGCCAACAGCCGCTCCTTGCTGGCGACGCCCTTGTTTCACATTGGCGGCTTTGGGGTGGTGAATGGTCCCATTCTGTATGCCGGTGGCAGCTTGCATGTGGTGCCGCGTTTCGAGGCCGATGCGGTCATGGACGCGCTGCGTCTGTACCAGCCTACGCATGTGTTTTTGTTGTCCGCCATGTGGGTGGGTTTGACCGATCACCCTGAATTTAAAGAACTGTCCCTGCCCGGTGCCCAGTTTGTGCAAACTGCGGCTGCACCTTTGGGCCCGTGGCGTCAGGATTTGATCCGTACTGTGTTTCCCAATGCTGAATTCAGTTGGGGCTTTGGCATGACGGAAAGCTGTGTCACCACCATCAAGAATCGCTACACGCAGGAGATTCTGGAGCATCCCGGTTCTATCGGTTACCTGTGGCGGCATGTGCAATATCGACTGGTCGATGCCGACGGCAAGGTGCTGCCCGATCAGCGCGGGCCGGGTGAAATGCAGGTGCGTGGCCCGACGGTGTTCAAAGGCTATTGGCGACAGCCCGAGCTGACCGCCCAGGTGCTGGATGCCGATGGATGGCTGCACACGGGCGATTTGATTCGGGTGGACGATGAAGGCTTTGCCTATTTCATGGGCCGCAGCAAAGATATGATCAAGACGGGCGGCGAAAACGTGGCCGCGCTGGAAGTGGAAAACTGTCTGGCCAGCCACACCGATGTGCGCGAGGCCGCCGCCTTTGGCCTGCCCCACGAGTATTGGGGCGAAGAGCTGGTTGCCGCGATTGTGCCCGCTAATGGCCGCGAGCCGGATGTGGAAGTCTTGCGCGAGTTTTGTCGGGAAAAACTGTCCGGCTTTAAAGTACCCAAACGCATCTTTATTGTGGACTCCCTGCCCCAGTCCTCGTCGGGCAAAGTGCAGAAGTTTCTTCTTCGACAAAGGTATGTCTGA
- a CDS encoding alpha/beta hydrolase, translating to MPYVTTADGIRAYYDLAGSGPALVMVHGASQDSLSWQYVLDHFAPFYTVYALDLPGHGKSGMPLGGPHTATPQNAQYLLQFLDAAGVQDPVLMGHSMGGGVVAQAAAMAPERIRGLVLVDGASVNVVKSSGYNPRILEMARINPGDWFEVTFRTLMGTLSDPARALEVVTDARRCIPAVAFADICAFGGFRMEQILDDIRCPVVIVEGGEDWSVPPESAREVERLLREGKVPVEYIEWPGIGHFPQSECPEQFTRDTLAAMRRLSL from the coding sequence ATGCCTTATGTGACCACTGCGGATGGTATCCGCGCCTATTACGATCTGGCCGGTTCCGGTCCAGCCTTGGTGATGGTGCACGGCGCCAGTCAGGACAGCCTGTCCTGGCAATATGTGCTGGACCACTTTGCGCCCTTTTACACGGTGTATGCCCTGGATTTGCCCGGTCACGGCAAGAGTGGCATGCCATTGGGTGGCCCTCATACCGCCACCCCGCAAAACGCCCAATATCTGCTGCAGTTTCTGGATGCAGCGGGTGTTCAGGACCCGGTCCTGATGGGCCACTCCATGGGTGGCGGTGTCGTTGCCCAGGCAGCGGCCATGGCCCCCGAGCGTATTCGTGGCCTGGTGCTGGTCGATGGCGCTTCGGTGAATGTTGTGAAGTCCTCTGGTTATAACCCGCGCATTCTGGAGATGGCGCGCATCAATCCGGGCGACTGGTTTGAAGTGACTTTCCGCACCTTGATGGGCACCCTGTCCGACCCGGCCCGTGCGCTGGAAGTGGTGACGGACGCTCGACGTTGCATTCCGGCGGTAGCCTTTGCGGATATTTGCGCCTTTGGCGGTTTCCGTATGGAGCAGATTCTGGACGATATTCGCTGCCCGGTGGTGATTGTGGAGGGGGGCGAGGACTGGTCCGTGCCGCCAGAGTCCGCCAGAGAGGTCGAACGCTTGCTGCGAGAAGGCAAAGTTCCGGTGGAATATATAGAATGGCCGGGCATCGGGCATTTTCCCCAAAGTGAATGTCCTGAGCAGTTCACCCGCGACACCCTGGCTGCGATGCGCCGCCTGTCTCTTTAA
- a CDS encoding GntR family transcriptional regulator, translating into MANTESQSSAKPTLYQNMSDRLLELIRSGHYPVGSKLPTEMDLCEMYGVGRHTAREAIRKLTDLGLIERRRRAGTTVIRQHPKPQFGLALDTTDQLQRYLEFTDLHVHKKAVCVDKQPPETALDGDPADWVKVETYRSVPGSKRGISWTDIYLRKEYQAVADLISTQPGGVYPLLEEHCGEVVETIEMEISASRFPPHVARFLGYEDSDPALLIIRTFRNLAGKVMEVAVSFYPPYEFRYVTRLSRSDGSHRSQS; encoded by the coding sequence ATGGCAAACACCGAATCCCAGTCCAGCGCCAAGCCAACCCTGTATCAGAACATGAGCGATCGCTTGTTGGAGCTGATCCGTTCGGGCCATTACCCCGTCGGTTCCAAGCTGCCCACCGAGATGGATCTGTGCGAGATGTACGGGGTCGGTCGGCACACGGCGCGTGAAGCCATACGCAAGCTGACCGATCTGGGTTTGATCGAGCGGCGTCGCCGTGCCGGTACCACCGTAATACGTCAGCATCCCAAGCCGCAGTTTGGCCTGGCGCTGGACACCACGGATCAGTTGCAGCGCTATCTGGAGTTCACCGATCTGCACGTGCATAAAAAGGCGGTCTGTGTGGACAAGCAGCCGCCCGAAACCGCGCTGGACGGTGATCCGGCAGATTGGGTGAAGGTGGAAACCTACCGCAGTGTGCCGGGCAGCAAGCGTGGCATTTCCTGGACAGATATTTATCTGCGCAAGGAATACCAGGCGGTGGCTGACCTGATTTCTACCCAGCCCGGTGGTGTGTATCCGCTGCTGGAGGAACACTGTGGCGAAGTGGTGGAAACCATCGAGATGGAAATCTCCGCCTCGCGCTTTCCCCCGCATGTTGCCCGCTTTCTGGGCTACGAGGACTCCGATCCGGCGCTGCTGATTATCCGTACCTTCCGCAATCTGGCGGGCAAGGTCATGGAAGTGGCGGTCAGCTTTTACCCACCTTATGAATTCCGCTACGTCACGCGCCTGTCGCGCAGTGATGGGAGCCATCGCTCACAGAGCTGA
- a CDS encoding enoyl-CoA hydratase/isomerase family protein, with product MKRKYGRSVTVKVTGDHALVRFDRGVNRNAIDQDTLLALTQVAQDLALSLEIHTVVLTGAKDIFSAGIDLKDPQKWNDEQAGLLERRDVAQRGARLCRLWEELPQLTIAAIEGAAVGGSVALALACDWRVASQSSFLYLPEAKVGLNMGWGAIPRMVNMLGAARTKRAILLAERFGAEQAMDWGLLDEVCEPGQAVAVAQYLAKRASESPAAIIRMTKESVNQVANALNRLGIYMDADQALVCRDSVEGAQARAGFLSPGRA from the coding sequence ATGAAACGCAAATATGGCCGCAGTGTGACGGTCAAGGTGACGGGCGACCATGCGCTGGTGCGCTTTGATCGCGGCGTGAACCGTAATGCTATTGATCAGGACACTTTGCTGGCCCTGACGCAAGTGGCGCAGGATCTGGCCTTGTCGCTGGAGATTCACACCGTGGTGCTGACCGGGGCCAAGGATATTTTCTCGGCCGGGATTGATTTGAAAGACCCGCAAAAGTGGAACGATGAACAGGCCGGCTTGCTGGAGCGCCGCGATGTGGCCCAGCGTGGTGCGCGTTTGTGCCGTTTGTGGGAGGAACTGCCTCAGTTGACCATTGCCGCCATTGAAGGCGCGGCTGTGGGTGGTTCGGTTGCCCTGGCACTGGCTTGCGATTGGCGTGTGGCTTCGCAATCGTCTTTCTTGTATCTGCCCGAAGCCAAGGTGGGTCTGAACATGGGCTGGGGTGCCATTCCACGCATGGTGAACATGCTGGGTGCCGCTCGCACCAAACGGGCCATCTTGTTGGCCGAACGCTTCGGTGCTGAACAGGCGATGGATTGGGGCCTGCTGGATGAAGTCTGCGAACCTGGTCAGGCCGTGGCCGTGGCACAGTATTTGGCCAAGCGGGCTTCGGAATCGCCTGCGGCGATTATTCGCATGACCAAGGAGTCGGTGAATCAGGTCGCCAATGCCTTGAACCGTCTGGGCATTTATATGGATGCGGATCAGGCGCTGGTATGTCGCGACAGCGTAGAGGGAGCCCAGGCGCGTGCGGGTTTTTTGTCGCCGGGCCGCGCCTAG
- a CDS encoding arylmalonate decarboxylase, producing the protein MTTDNSDTKRPVLGLIVPPAAGLVPPEGPEMYPEINFIAQGLALSSVDKEGYDQVIDQVVQAAQKLAARGAQAVSLMGTSLSFYRGSDFNEELVARLCESTGLPCSTMSHAILRGLRVSGIERVAVASSYIDDVNQRLVHFLGQNQIQAVCAYGLGVNDVTAMSKISTQELVDLCLKTWDIAQEQAPGQAQGLLLSCGGLVSLEAVRQVEDKLGVTVVSSSPAGFWDLVATAGLDLFPQGMGRLAQERQTA; encoded by the coding sequence ATGACGACTGACAACTCAGATACCAAGCGCCCCGTACTGGGCCTGATCGTGCCACCGGCCGCCGGTTTGGTGCCGCCCGAAGGCCCGGAAATGTACCCCGAAATCAACTTCATCGCCCAAGGTCTGGCCCTCAGTTCGGTGGACAAGGAAGGCTATGACCAGGTCATCGACCAAGTTGTCCAAGCGGCCCAGAAACTGGCCGCTCGTGGCGCCCAGGCCGTTTCCTTGATGGGGACGTCGCTGAGCTTTTACCGTGGCTCAGACTTTAACGAAGAGCTGGTGGCTCGTCTGTGCGAATCCACCGGCTTGCCATGCTCCACCATGAGCCACGCCATCTTGCGCGGCCTGCGTGTCAGCGGCATCGAACGGGTGGCAGTCGCGTCTTCCTATATTGATGACGTGAACCAACGCTTGGTCCATTTTCTGGGCCAGAACCAGATTCAAGCCGTGTGCGCTTATGGTCTGGGGGTCAATGACGTCACGGCCATGTCCAAGATCAGCACACAAGAGCTGGTCGATCTGTGCCTGAAAACCTGGGACATCGCCCAGGAACAGGCCCCCGGTCAGGCACAAGGCTTGCTGCTGTCATGCGGGGGGTTAGTGTCGCTGGAAGCGGTGCGTCAGGTCGAGGACAAATTGGGCGTCACCGTCGTGTCCAGTTCCCCCGCTGGCTTCTGGGATCTGGTGGCAACCGCTGGCCTGGACTTATTCCCGCAGGGGATGGGGCGACTGGCACAAGAGCGTCAAACCGCCTGA
- a CDS encoding tripartite tricarboxylate transporter substrate binding protein: MFASRFTRRALAALALTLSPVAALHAAEPIRLVVGFAPGGGVDTLARVTAQALSKELDRTVIVENKSGAGGTISADYVSKSQADGNTLLFADTSLLVAPYIYPALRYDLQRDFTSIGMVGQSDLALAVPGDSPVNTVAELIEAIRKAPAQTETFASVGVGSVHHLGGELFALKTQTELVHVPYRGGAPASQALAAGEVSMSFASLASSIGLAKSGRIRLLATLSERRFPGMPDLPSVSETIPGYSVTPSLFMLAPKNVDPALVATVSKALANSMQQQQVQDAFLAQGSVAGYQDAQATEQWLGEETERWANVIKTAQLDFKQ, encoded by the coding sequence ATGTTTGCAAGCCGTTTCACACGGCGGGCGCTGGCTGCGCTCGCCCTGACATTAAGCCCTGTGGCCGCTTTACACGCTGCCGAACCCATTCGTCTGGTCGTGGGTTTTGCCCCCGGTGGCGGGGTCGACACCCTGGCCCGCGTCACCGCCCAGGCACTAAGCAAGGAGCTGGACCGCACCGTGATTGTGGAAAACAAATCCGGCGCTGGTGGCACCATTTCTGCCGACTACGTCTCCAAATCCCAGGCTGACGGCAACACGCTGTTGTTTGCCGATACCTCTTTGCTGGTCGCCCCCTACATCTACCCGGCGCTGCGTTATGACTTGCAGCGCGATTTCACGTCGATTGGCATGGTGGGCCAGTCTGATCTGGCCCTGGCCGTCCCCGGTGACAGCCCCGTCAACACTGTGGCCGAACTGATCGAGGCCATCCGCAAGGCGCCCGCTCAAACGGAAACCTTTGCCTCGGTGGGTGTAGGCTCGGTCCATCATCTGGGCGGCGAGCTGTTCGCCTTGAAGACCCAGACTGAACTGGTCCATGTCCCATATCGTGGTGGCGCTCCCGCCAGCCAGGCCCTCGCTGCCGGTGAAGTGTCCATGTCCTTTGCCAGCCTGGCCTCTTCAATTGGCCTGGCCAAGTCCGGCCGCATCCGTTTGCTGGCCACCTTGTCCGAACGTCGCTTTCCCGGCATGCCCGATCTGCCCAGCGTGTCGGAAACCATTCCCGGCTACAGCGTGACACCCTCGCTGTTCATGCTGGCCCCCAAGAACGTAGACCCCGCCCTGGTCGCCACCGTCAGCAAGGCATTGGCAAACAGCATGCAGCAACAGCAAGTGCAGGATGCCTTCCTGGCTCAAGGCTCGGTAGCCGGCTATCAAGATGCCCAGGCCACCGAACAATGGCTGGGTGAAGAAACAGAACGCTGGGCCAATGTCATCAAGACCGCCCAACTCGACTTTAAACAATGA
- a CDS encoding GntR family transcriptional regulator: MTLSNTDRVRIELEHRIASGDLPPGGAIDESLLCTFFRVSRTPVREALLQLAATGQVRIAPRAGIFVTQHTIEELEEMLETLALLEGACTQLAAYRISNAQIRELERLQKRGFKALQEKNLTDYATYNAEFHALIHSIAGNTFMVQQIEHLRRLTNPYRHRHLDQENRMEQSWHEHQALTQALALRDGPSAMQAAASHVLSGAESLRRVAQAHPEKWEFDKRERYSWLHAQLNPLAGFYMRH; encoded by the coding sequence ATGACACTGAGCAATACTGACCGGGTACGAATCGAACTGGAGCACCGCATTGCCAGCGGTGATCTGCCGCCGGGCGGCGCCATTGATGAGTCCTTGCTGTGCACATTTTTCCGGGTATCACGCACCCCCGTGCGTGAAGCCTTACTGCAGTTAGCGGCCACCGGGCAAGTTCGCATCGCCCCCCGAGCCGGTATCTTTGTCACCCAGCACACGATTGAAGAACTGGAGGAAATGCTGGAAACCCTGGCCTTGCTGGAAGGTGCCTGCACCCAACTGGCTGCCTATCGCATCAGCAATGCCCAGATCCGCGAACTGGAGCGTTTGCAAAAACGCGGATTCAAGGCCCTGCAAGAAAAAAACCTGACAGATTACGCCACCTACAACGCCGAATTTCACGCCCTGATTCACAGCATTGCCGGTAATACCTTCATGGTGCAGCAAATTGAACACCTGCGTCGTCTGACCAACCCTTACCGCCACCGCCATCTGGATCAGGAAAACCGCATGGAGCAATCCTGGCATGAACATCAGGCCTTGACCCAGGCCCTGGCCCTGCGTGACGGCCCCAGCGCCATGCAGGCTGCGGCCAGCCATGTGCTCTCCGGTGCCGAATCCCTGCGCCGTGTCGCCCAAGCCCATCCCGAGAAATGGGAGTTCGACAAGCGCGAACGGTATAGCTGGCTCCATGCCCAGCTCAACCCTTTGGCCGGGTTTTATATGCGGCACTAA